The stretch of DNA GGTGCCGGGCCGTTATCAAGTCACCGGCAACGGTGGCTCGATCAAGAACGGCGACGTTCTGATCGTCACCCTGCGCGGCAGCAAAACCCTGTCGATGCGCCTGACCGTCGAAGGCGATGCGCGCTACTCCATCCGCCCGGCGGGCCAGTGGGTCGCCATGGCCCAGGGGCCGAAATTCGGCGAACTGGAGATTCACACCTGGAAGGTCAACTGCGACAGCTGCGACAACGTGCTGGAGTTTGAATTCGCGGTGGAAACCAAGCTGACCAAGGAACCGCTGCAACCGGCCGCCACTGCACGGGTTACCGAGTTGGGCTGGGCCACCCTGGGTGACAAGCACCGCTGCCCGAAATGCCAGCAGGCCGCGCAATGAAAGCCCTGCTGATGCTGGCCGTGCTGGGTGCAGGCCTTGCGGGCTGCGCCAGCGACGAGGTCAAGCTCAAGCAGGATCACAGCTACGTGGTGGAATGGATCGGTGAGCGGCCGCTGATGGATTACGCCCACCTGACCGTGACCCTCGGCGCCGATGGCCGGGCCTACGGCAATGGTGGCTGCAACCATTGGTTTGCGCCCTACACCCTGGACGGCGACAAGCTGAGCTTCGGCAAGGTCGGCAGCACCCGCAAACTCTGCGCCGAAGCGCTGATGGAGCAGGAGCACCGCTTCTTCCAGGCCCTGCAGGGCGTGCAGCGCTGGGACATTTCGCCGATCGAACAGACCCGCTTCTGGCCGGCGGATGGCAAGCCGTTGCGGTTGTGGCTGGAAGAAGGCTGATCTGTAAGGCGCAGCAGGTCTAAATGTGGGAGCGGGCTTGCTCGCGAAAGCGGTGGATCAGTCGATGTATCCGGTGACTGTCACACCGCATTCGCGAGCAAGCCCGCTCCCACATTTTTTATCCGCGCAACGCCTTGAGCTTGGCCAACACCCCTTCCGCCGTCTGCTCACCCATCAGTTGCTCGCGCACCTTGCCCTTGTCATCGATGATGTAGGTCACCGGCAGGGCTTCACTGCGGGGAATGTCGAAGATCCCGTCCGGGTTCTGCGCCAGTACGGTGAACTTGATGCCCAGCTTCTCGCTGGCGCTCTTGAGCTCTTCACCCTGGACGTTGTCGAAATTTACCCCGAACACCCCCACCGACTGGCCCTTGAGCTGTTCGGCCAAGGCGTTGAGTTCCGGGATTTCGGTACGGCAAGGGCCACACCATTCGGCCCAGTAGTTAACCACCAGCCATTGCTTGTCCAGGCGCTCGGCGGCCACTTTCTGACCATATTGGTCAACGCCATAATCATTGCCACAGCCGCTGAGCAGCAGTGTGCCGATGATTGCCAATGCGCCTAACAGTCGCCTCGTCATGGGGTAATCCTTCGTAAAAATGAACGTTGGCTGCGGCCTATCGCCTCTCATGGTTTAAGGACGCGGCGCAGCGCGGGTAGAATACCCGCCACCTTACGCAAGATGCGACCCGCACATGACCGATCTGACGCTTTATCACAACCCGCGCTGCTCGAAATCCCGCGGTGCGCTCGAACTGCTGGAAGCCCGTGGCCTCACACCGACGGTGGTGCGCTACCTGGAAACCCCGCTCGACGCCGCGCAATTGCAGGCCCTGCTGGGCAAGCTGAACATCAGCGCGCGGCAACTGCTGCGTACCGGCGAGGACGAATATAAAACCCTCAACCTGGCTGACACCAGCCTCAGCGAAGCACAGTTGATCGCTGCCATCGCCGCTCATCCGAAACTGATGGAGCGTCCGATCCTCGCCACCGCCGACAAGGCCGTGATCGGCCGCCCACCGGAGAACATCCTGGAGCTGGTTTCGTGAGTGCGCCGTATGTGCTGGTGTTGTATTACAGCCGCAACGGTTCAGTCAGCGAAATGGCCCGGCAGATTGCCCGGGGCATCGAGCAAGCCGGGCTTGAGGCGCGGCTGCGCACCGTGCCGGCCATCTCCAGTGAATGCGAGGCCGTGGCGCCGGACATTCCGGTCGACGGCCCGCTGTACTGCAGCCTCGACGACCTGAAGAACTGCGCAGGCCTGGCGCTGGGCAGCCCGACCCGTTTCGGCAACATGGCCGCGCCGCTCAAGTACTTTCTCGACGGCACCAGCAACCTGTGGCTGACCGGCGCCCTGGTCGGCAAGCCGGCGGGTGTGTTCACCTCCACCGCCAGCCTGCACGGCGGCCAGGAGACCACGCTGATGTCGATGCTGCTGCCGCTGCTGCACCACGGCATGCTGATCACCGGACTGCCCTACAGTGAACAGGCGCTGCTCGACACCAAGGGCGGCGGTACGCCTTATGGCGCCAGCCACCATTCCGGTGCCGACGGCAAGCGTGCGCTGGATCAACACGAGATCGCCCTGTGCCGCGCCCTCGGCCTGCGCCTGGCGAAGACCGCTGCGCTGCTGGAGAACGGCCGTGGCCAGGAAGCCTAAGGTACTGCCGCCCCAGGCATGGCTGGAGCCACGGGTCAAGGCGATGCGGGCGTTGAGCCTGCTGGCGTTCCTGGGATTGGTGGGGCTGCTGTGTGCCTACTACCTGGCGTTCGCCGATCTGCATGGCGCGCGGCCGTGGGTGATTCTGCTGATCGAGTTGGTGCCGCTGCTGTTGCTGGCGCCGGGGATGATCCTGGGCAGCGCGCGCGGGCATTCATGGATGTGCTTTGTGGTGAACCTGTATTTCATCAAGGGCGCGCTGGCGGCCTATGACCCGAATCGGCAGTGGTTTGGTGTGCTCGAGATGCTGGCGAGCCTGGCGGTGTTCTGCACGGCGTTGATGTATGTGCGGTACCGGCATCAGCTAAATCGGCGGTTGGCGGGGGAAGGATTGCCTGTCTGATGCTTTTGTAGTGCCTGACCTGCCGCTATCGCAGGCAAGCCAGCTCCCACAGAGGAATGCATTCCAAGTGTGGGAGCTGGCTTGCCTGCGATGGCATCAACCCGGTATCAATGATTCACGGTGTAAGCCAGCATCATCGACAACTGGCACATCGGCCGCCCGCTCTCGGCATGCCACTGGTTGAATGCGCCCTGCACCGTGGCCAGGTCCCGCAGGCTGGTGGGCACCTTGTCGACGATCTTCTGCGCATTCAGCGCCGCCACCACGTCATAGCTCGGCACGAACGTGTCCTTGCCCACCATCCGTAAAAAGCGTGGCGCCGACAGCCCGCCCAACTGGTGGCCGTGCTTGCTCAGGTACTTCCACAGGCCGACGATATCGGTCACCGGCCAGTCGGCAATAAACCCGCCGAAGCTGCCTTTTTCCTTCTCGATATCCAGAATCATCTGCGCATTGCGCGGCACGCTCTTGAGCTTGCCCAGGTGACGGATGATGCGCGTGTCCTGCATCAGCCGCTCCAGGTGCTCGGCGCCCATGAGTACGACTTTTTCCGGGTCAAACCCAAAGAACACCTGCTCGAAGGCCGGCCACTTGGCGTCCACCACGCTGTGCTTCAGGCCGGCACGAAACACCCGCAGCGACAGGGTCGACAGGTAGCGGTCATCGCTGATCTTGCGCAGTTTCGCCGGGGTCAGGGGCACAGGCAGGTG from Pseudomonas sp. NC02 encodes:
- a CDS encoding DUF2069 domain-containing protein; this translates as MARKPKVLPPQAWLEPRVKAMRALSLLAFLGLVGLLCAYYLAFADLHGARPWVILLIELVPLLLLAPGMILGSARGHSWMCFVVNLYFIKGALAAYDPNRQWFGVLEMLASLAVFCTALMYVRYRHQLNRRLAGEGLPV
- a CDS encoding TlpA disulfide reductase family protein, giving the protein MTRRLLGALAIIGTLLLSGCGNDYGVDQYGQKVAAERLDKQWLVVNYWAEWCGPCRTEIPELNALAEQLKGQSVGVFGVNFDNVQGEELKSASEKLGIKFTVLAQNPDGIFDIPRSEALPVTYIIDDKGKVREQLMGEQTAEGVLAKLKALRG
- the arsC gene encoding arsenate reductase (glutaredoxin) (This arsenate reductase requires both glutathione and glutaredoxin to convert arsenate to arsenite, after which the efflux transporter formed by ArsA and ArsB can extrude the arsenite from the cell, providing resistance.), with amino-acid sequence MTDLTLYHNPRCSKSRGALELLEARGLTPTVVRYLETPLDAAQLQALLGKLNISARQLLRTGEDEYKTLNLADTSLSEAQLIAAIAAHPKLMERPILATADKAVIGRPPENILELVS
- the wrbA gene encoding NAD(P)H:quinone oxidoreductase — encoded protein: MSAPYVLVLYYSRNGSVSEMARQIARGIEQAGLEARLRTVPAISSECEAVAPDIPVDGPLYCSLDDLKNCAGLALGSPTRFGNMAAPLKYFLDGTSNLWLTGALVGKPAGVFTSTASLHGGQETTLMSMLLPLLHHGMLITGLPYSEQALLDTKGGGTPYGASHHSGADGKRALDQHEIALCRALGLRLAKTAALLENGRGQEA
- a CDS encoding META domain-containing protein, with the protein product MKALLMLAVLGAGLAGCASDEVKLKQDHSYVVEWIGERPLMDYAHLTVTLGADGRAYGNGGCNHWFAPYTLDGDKLSFGKVGSTRKLCAEALMEQEHRFFQALQGVQRWDISPIEQTRFWPADGKPLRLWLEEG
- a CDS encoding DNA-3-methyladenine glycosylase I, producing the protein MRDYKWLHEYCLNRFGSAAELEAHLPVPLTPAKLRKISDDRYLSTLSLRVFRAGLKHSVVDAKWPAFEQVFFGFDPEKVVLMGAEHLERLMQDTRIIRHLGKLKSVPRNAQMILDIEKEKGSFGGFIADWPVTDIVGLWKYLSKHGHQLGGLSAPRFLRMVGKDTFVPSYDVVAALNAQKIVDKVPTSLRDLATVQGAFNQWHAESGRPMCQLSMMLAYTVNH